Genomic segment of uncultured Desulfobacter sp.:
TGAAAATGGATGAAATCCCAACCCATGAAAATTTTTTCGGTGTTGATGAAGATCCCTGTCTGACAAAGCTGGATGTAATTGATGCCAAGGATCATCCAGTGGTCCGGATGCTTTGCTCTTCTTATAATATGCAGGATAACCGTATCCGGGACCGGTTTTCGGACAAGGAATTTCCAGTGGTCACCTTTGCCAATATTTTAAAATACAACACCTTTCCTTTGGCAGATATTCTGGCTGAAGTCACGGCATTAGGTACCAGGTGGATGGGCGCATCGATGGAAGTGGAATTTTCCGTGGACCTGCCCGTTGAAGGTGTTCGCTCAAAACCGCGCTTCTCTTTGCTGCAGATCCGACCCATGTGCCAATACAAGCAAAACCTTGGGGTAAACATTGAGCAAAAGGATATTCAAAACGCATTCTGCCATTCCACCCTTTCCCTTGGAAACGGTGAATACAAAAATATCCGGGATATAGTGTATGTGGATCCCGGCACCTTTGAATCGGATAAAATGGCCTTGGTGGCAGGGGAGATCAACAAAATAAATGCCACTTTCAACGAATCCAGATCAAAATATGTACTCATCGGACCGGGGCGATGGGGATCATCGGACAGATGGCTGGGGATTCCGGTATTATGGAGCGATATTTCCAACGTGGGCGTTATGGTGGAGACCACCATTGAAAGCGTCAAGGCCGATTTCTCCCAGGGATCTCATTTTTTTCAGAATATCACCTCCCTGGGCATTCCTTACATAACCGTACAAAACAAAGGCAATGATTTTATCAACTATGATTTTCTTGCCGACCGGGAACCTGTCACTACCACCCGGTATTTAAAACACGTCCGCTTCGAAACCCCTGTAAAAATTCTTGTGGACGGCACAACCTCCCAGGCCGTGATCATGCAGGGTGTTGACGAATCCGGAACCAAAATCATGGATGACATTCCCATAATAAATTAATCATAAGGACGGATACATGAAAATTCTCATCGTGGATGACGAAACCATATCCAGAACAATTCTGCTCTCAAAAATGACGGACATGGGTACCTGCGTAGACGTGGACAACGCCAAAGATGCCCTGGCCGAAATTGACAAGGCAAAGGCCGAAGAGCAACCCTTTGATGTCATCACCCTTGATGTATCCATGCCCGTCATGGGCGGTCAGGAACTTCTCGAACACATCCGCAAACAAGAGGCCAAGGACAAAATCCCCAAAAACGAGTGGGTAAAAATTATAATGATCACAGCCCGGATGAACCTGGGCACAATCAAGGCCTGTATCAAAAGCGGGTGCAACGGATACCTGACAAAACCGGTAAGCCAGGTCCAGTTGATCCAAAGTCTGTCACAATTGGGTTTTGAGCCTGCTACCCCTGAAAAAACGGACAAAGAAAAAATGTCCCACAGCGACGCTGTAGCTGAGATCATCAAACGATTTTACTCGGGAAAAATTATGCTGCCCGTGTTCCCGAATATTGTCAAAGAAGTTGAGGCGGTTCTGGCCGGCAAAGACCCCTCTGTTGATGATCTGGTAAAAATCGTGGAAAAGGATATGGTAATCTCAAGCAAGCTGATTACCATTGCCAACTCCGCACTTTACAAAGGCATGGACGATGTCGAGAGCCTGAATGGCGCGCTGGTGAGGCTTGGTCTTAAAAACACCCTGGGCGTATGTTCAGCCCTTACAACAAAAAATCTTTTTAATTCAGACGATGAAGCCCTTAAAGGCGAAATGGAGAAACTCTGGATTCACTCCTTTGCTGTTGCCACTCTTGCAAGACGCCTAGCCGAAGAAACAGGCACTGAAAACCTGGAAACCCTTTTCCTGATGGGTCTGGTCCATGATATTGGAAAAATGCTTTTAATGAAAGTCTTTGTGGACATGTATCCGGACGTCCCCATCATAGATGAGGACCTGCAGCGTGTCATCCACGAAATCCACACCACCTTTGGCGGAGTTCTGCTGAAAAAAATGAACTTTTCCAAACAGATTATAAACATTGCCGAATTTCATCACTGGGAGCAGTTTGAACAAAAAGCAGACAAGGAATTGCTTTTGATCAGCCTTGCCGATGCTCTGGCCAAGGAATTTGAAGATCTCTTTTTTCCTAAAAAGGATGAAAGCAAAGCCCCTGAGTTAGAAGAAGGCGATATTACCCTGGAAGAAGAGGCAGACAATGACATCAAACTGGACCACGATCGAGTCATAAAATTTCTGTCCGACTTGTCTGCACTGAAAATTTTAGAGTTGGATCCTGAAAAAGTGTTTTCGATCATTGAGCAAATTTACCCCATGATCAAAAACACTTCCCGCGCATTCTGATGCCCGAACCGGGCATCAGGCATTGAAAATATTACTCAAGCATGCACGGTTCATCTAACAGCCTTTAAATATTGTCTGTTTCTCCAGATAAATATAAATTCATTTTCATGTCCGGGTAAAAACAATTCATATTTTCAGATCAAATATTTTTCTTAACGACTTAATATAATTATTATAAAATATATAAGATGGTCATATAAACAGGGAACAATGGATGACAAACCTGAAAACATAACTATATTTATCTAATAAAAATTGCCCGATAATGCACACCAAAGCAACAACCTATTTTTAGATAGAACCCAGCTGCTTTCGATTTATGGAATCAGAAACAAGGAATATGACCATGGATAGCAACAATACAAACTCAGCAGAGATGCAAAAAAAAATGAATATTGCATCTAAAAAGCTTGCAAAAAGTATTGCCGGATGGACAGGGGATAAAAACCAAGTGGATACAAAAATTCCAGGACTCAGATTCAGCCGGTGGACCATGCCCACAGAACCGACGAGCTATACACTTGAATCAAGTATCTGCCTGGTCGCCCAGGGAAGTAAACGCGTCCTGTTAGGAGAAGACGCCTACGCATATGACGCGACCCGGTTCCTGATCACATCTGTGGACCTGCCGGTGGTGGCCAACATCGTTGAGGCCAGTTGCGAAAAACCCTACCTGGGTTTGATATTGGAACTTGATTTGAAAGAAATTTCCCAACTCATCGTAGACAGCGGTCTGCCGGCAACCCGTTCCGGGCAGGCGCAAAAAGGAATGGCTGTAAGCCGGCTCTCATTGCCCCTGCTTGATACGTTTCAGCGCCTGGTGGATCTTCTGACAGAAGAAGAAAATATCAAAATCCTTGGGCCGCTCATCAAGCGGGAAATCTTTTTTCGCCTGCTCACTTCGGATCAAGGACCCAGACTTCAACAAATTGCGGCGTCGGGAAGTCACAGCCATCAGATTTCCCAGGCCATCACCTGGCTGAAAAAAAATTATACCCGCCCCCTGCGTGTAAACGATCTGGCGTCCAACGCCGGTATGAGCAAATCGGCTTTTCACACCCATTTTAAGGTGATGACCTCAATGACACCCCTGCAATTTCAAAAACGGCTACGCCTCAATGAAGCCCGACGACTGATGCTCACAGAAAACCTGGATGCCCTGAGCGCAACATTCAAGGTGGGGTATGAAAGCGCCTCGCAGTTCAGCCGCGAATACAGCCGCCTGTTCGGCGCTCCGCCGTTGCGTGATATCAATCGTTTGCGTCAGACCGCTTCGGCGTAAAGAAAATAAAAAAAACCCAGCCACCAAAATAATTTTGGCGGCTGGGCTTAAAAACCTCAGTTGATTGACTTAAGCGCCATGCTTAGGCGTTATCAACGATTGCATTCATTGTTGCGGAAGGTCTCATTGCAGCAGTAGTCTTGGCGAAATCAATGTGGTAGTAACCACCGATATCAACAGGTTTGCCCTGTGCAGCCAAAAGCTCGTCAGCAATTTTCTTTTCGTTTTCTTTCATGGCTGCAGCAACTTTTGCAAATCTTGCTTTCAATGCGGCATCGTCATCCTGTGCGGCAAGGGCTTCTGCCCAGTACATTGCCAGATAGAAATGGCTGCCTCTGTTGTCAATTTCATTGACTTTACGAGAGGGGTTCTTTCCTTCCTGCAGGAATTTGGTGTTGGCTATACCCAGTGCCTTGGCATATACTTTAGCAGTGGCATTGCCTTTGTTTCCAATGTATTCCAAAGATTCGGCAAAGGCCAGGAATTCACCTAGGGAATCCCATCTTAAATGACCTTCTTCCAGGAACTGCTGGATGTGTTTCGGAGCAGATCCGCCAGCACCGGTCTCAAAAAGTCCGCCACCTGCCATCAAAGGAACGATGGAAAGCATTTTAGCACTGGTACCAAGCTCAAGAATGGGGAACAAATCGGTCAGGTAATCCCTTAAAACGTTACCGGTAGCACCAATGGTATCCAGAGTTTGTCTTACACGACCGCAAGAGTAGGTGCACGCTTCAGGCGGTGCCATAATCTTAATTTCCAGACCGGATGTGTCATTATCCGGCAGGTATTTTTCAACTTTTTTAATCAGCTCGGCATCATGGGCTCTATTGCTGTCCAGCCAGAAAATAACCGGGAAACCAGTCAGTCTGCCACGGTTAACAGCCAGTTTGACCCAGTCCTGAATCGGAGCGTCTTTAACCTGGCACATTCTGAAAACATCGCCTTCTTCAACAGGGCGTTCAAGCAGAACGTTGCCGGCAGTATCGACAACCTTAACGGTTCCGGCTGCGGGGATTTCAAATGTTTTGTCATGTGATCCGTATTCCTCAGCTTTTTTAGCCATCAGACCAACATTCTGTACGGTACCCATGGTGGCGGGATTAAACGCGCCGTTCTTCTTGCAGTCTTCAATGGTGGCCTGGAAAACACCGGCATAGGCTCTGTCAGGAATCATGGCCAGGGTGTCATAAGCTTTTCCATCGGCACCCCACATTTTTCCGGAGTTACGAATCATTGCGGGCATGGAAGCATCGATGATTACGTCACTGGAAACGTGCAGGTTGGTGATGCCTTTGTCGGAGTTAACCATGGCCAGCGGCGGTCTTTTTGCATAGCAAGCCTGGATGTCGGCTTCGATTTCGGCTTTTTTGTCGGCAGGAAGGGTTTCAAGTCTGGCATAAAGATCGCCAAGACCCATATTGGGGTTAACACCGATCTCTTTGAAAATGCCTGCATGTTTATCAAAAACTTCCTGGAAGTAAACATAAACAATGTGGCCGAAAAAGATCGGATCAGAAACCTTCATCATGGTTGCTTTAAGATGGGCTGACAGAAGAACGCCGCGGTCTTTGGCTTCCTTAATTGATTTGGCAACATAGGCACGCAGGGCTTTTTTGCTCATTACGCATGCATCAATCACTTCGGCAGCTTCCAGGTCAAGCTTGTCTTTAAGAACAGTTGTTGATCCGTCAGCGCCGGCCAGTTCGATCTTAACGGTGCATGCGCTTTCAACAGTTGTTGCAATTTCAGTTCCGTAGTAGTCGCCTTCGGTCATGGAAGCAACGTCGGTTTTGGAGTCGGCAGACCATTCACCCATGGAGTGGGGATTCTTCTTGGCGAATTCTTTAACCGCTACAGCAGCTCTACGATCGGAGTTACCTTCCCTCAATACAGGGTTAACGGCAGAACCAAGGTTCTTGGAATATTGGGCTTTGATAGCTTCTTCTTCGGCATTTTTGGGTTCATCAGGGTAATCGGGAACGTTGTATCCAGCAGCCTGTAATTCTTTGATGGCGCCTTTCAACTGAGGAACAGAAGCACTGATGTTTGGAAGTTTGATAATGTTTCCGTCCGGAGATTTGGCAAGCTCGCCCAAAAACGCCAGATCATCAGATACTTTCTGATCGTCTTTCAGGCGGTCAGACCAGTTCGCTGCAACTCTGCCGGCCAAAGAGATATCTCTGAGTTCGACTTCAATATCAGATCCCTTAAGATAAGAGTTAACAATGGGAAGCAAAGAATGAGTTGCTAATAAAGGTGCTTCATCGGTTCTAGTCCATCTAATTGTTTCAGTCATGTTTATTCCTCTGTTGAAGTTTAGGTTTAAAACATCTAACACTATTATGTTAAGATAAAGGACGGTTCAAATAGTTCACTTTGAACCTAACTCCTTCCATCTTGCAAACACAAACGGCGGTTTAACCAGCCATGAGCAGTTCACCCATAACATACAAACAATACTTAGGTTTCAACGGTCTGACTCAATTTGTTCTTGTGCACAAAGAACAAAC
This window contains:
- a CDS encoding AraC family transcriptional regulator, translating into MDSNNTNSAEMQKKMNIASKKLAKSIAGWTGDKNQVDTKIPGLRFSRWTMPTEPTSYTLESSICLVAQGSKRVLLGEDAYAYDATRFLITSVDLPVVANIVEASCEKPYLGLILELDLKEISQLIVDSGLPATRSGQAQKGMAVSRLSLPLLDTFQRLVDLLTEEENIKILGPLIKREIFFRLLTSDQGPRLQQIAASGSHSHQISQAITWLKKNYTRPLRVNDLASNAGMSKSAFHTHFKVMTSMTPLQFQKRLRLNEARRLMLTENLDALSATFKVGYESASQFSREYSRLFGAPPLRDINRLRQTASA
- a CDS encoding NADP-dependent isocitrate dehydrogenase; amino-acid sequence: MTETIRWTRTDEAPLLATHSLLPIVNSYLKGSDIEVELRDISLAGRVAANWSDRLKDDQKVSDDLAFLGELAKSPDGNIIKLPNISASVPQLKGAIKELQAAGYNVPDYPDEPKNAEEEAIKAQYSKNLGSAVNPVLREGNSDRRAAVAVKEFAKKNPHSMGEWSADSKTDVASMTEGDYYGTEIATTVESACTVKIELAGADGSTTVLKDKLDLEAAEVIDACVMSKKALRAYVAKSIKEAKDRGVLLSAHLKATMMKVSDPIFFGHIVYVYFQEVFDKHAGIFKEIGVNPNMGLGDLYARLETLPADKKAEIEADIQACYAKRPPLAMVNSDKGITNLHVSSDVIIDASMPAMIRNSGKMWGADGKAYDTLAMIPDRAYAGVFQATIEDCKKNGAFNPATMGTVQNVGLMAKKAEEYGSHDKTFEIPAAGTVKVVDTAGNVLLERPVEEGDVFRMCQVKDAPIQDWVKLAVNRGRLTGFPVIFWLDSNRAHDAELIKKVEKYLPDNDTSGLEIKIMAPPEACTYSCGRVRQTLDTIGATGNVLRDYLTDLFPILELGTSAKMLSIVPLMAGGGLFETGAGGSAPKHIQQFLEEGHLRWDSLGEFLAFAESLEYIGNKGNATAKVYAKALGIANTKFLQEGKNPSRKVNEIDNRGSHFYLAMYWAEALAAQDDDAALKARFAKVAAAMKENEKKIADELLAAQGKPVDIGGYYHIDFAKTTAAMRPSATMNAIVDNA
- a CDS encoding HDOD domain-containing protein; the protein is MKILIVDDETISRTILLSKMTDMGTCVDVDNAKDALAEIDKAKAEEQPFDVITLDVSMPVMGGQELLEHIRKQEAKDKIPKNEWVKIIMITARMNLGTIKACIKSGCNGYLTKPVSQVQLIQSLSQLGFEPATPEKTDKEKMSHSDAVAEIIKRFYSGKIMLPVFPNIVKEVEAVLAGKDPSVDDLVKIVEKDMVISSKLITIANSALYKGMDDVESLNGALVRLGLKNTLGVCSALTTKNLFNSDDEALKGEMEKLWIHSFAVATLARRLAEETGTENLETLFLMGLVHDIGKMLLMKVFVDMYPDVPIIDEDLQRVIHEIHTTFGGVLLKKMNFSKQIINIAEFHHWEQFEQKADKELLLISLADALAKEFEDLFFPKKDESKAPELEEGDITLEEEADNDIKLDHDRVIKFLSDLSALKILELDPEKVFSIIEQIYPMIKNTSRAF